One genomic segment of Acaryochloris marina S15 includes these proteins:
- a CDS encoding sigma-70 family RNA polymerase sigma factor gives MVQTVISQDSYSNRSTREGLTEQEEWALVAHVKERTQLLKRKKEGLTLEEKRICLRGDRAMGLLVKECRPVILAQIHRFNGSEHIPTEEMYQLGVICVERAANNHNPNKPGRKKGFKSWVSFQLRQLFIKLFDKEFGYYRRTKVTCEKLKCIKPVGHEDIPIDTEPNNDLRDKLDQIITTALPDFNVKLIQAHYWQGEGSANIAASLGLSRWTVRKYLRVSREQLKENPQIKELVSSVFSAAPSY, from the coding sequence ATGGTACAGACAGTTATTTCCCAGGATAGTTATAGCAATCGCTCTACCCGTGAGGGTTTGACAGAACAAGAAGAATGGGCATTAGTGGCCCATGTTAAAGAACGCACTCAATTGCTGAAGCGCAAGAAAGAGGGCTTAACACTCGAAGAGAAACGGATTTGCCTTCGCGGTGACCGGGCGATGGGGTTGCTAGTGAAAGAGTGTCGCCCGGTCATTTTGGCACAAATCCATCGCTTTAATGGCTCCGAACACATTCCAACTGAGGAGATGTATCAACTGGGTGTGATTTGTGTGGAGCGGGCAGCGAACAACCACAATCCAAATAAACCCGGACGGAAAAAAGGGTTCAAAAGCTGGGTGTCATTTCAGCTCAGACAGCTATTTATCAAGCTTTTCGATAAGGAGTTTGGATACTACCGCAGAACCAAGGTCACCTGCGAAAAACTCAAGTGCATTAAACCTGTGGGCCATGAGGATATCCCCATCGATACTGAGCCGAATAACGATTTAAGAGACAAGCTCGATCAGATTATCACTACTGCATTGCCAGATTTCAATGTAAAGCTCATCCAAGCTCATTACTGGCAGGGTGAGGGATCGGCCAACATCGCCGCTAGCCTTGGGCTTTCAAGATGGACGGTCAGAAAATACCTTCGTGTATCCCGTGAACAGCTCAAAGAGAATCCGCAGATCAAGGAGTTGGTCTCGTCCGTCTTTTCTGCGGCCCCTAGCTACTAG
- a CDS encoding ParM/StbA family protein: protein MDRELKICTDLGSSMGKGCYDLDGSIRWIAQDNAVEEEEVRDLDSESCVIEYKGRAWTVGSSAIYGLHETSLHQNKAEQASLRTLGMLGKVIEREQFLEGYVDLTVLLPEGERRYFKTLESNLAKGIYGSTFNGLKPNVKVRRVRVLPEGSGIASQIQDQGAMAIMFGHKDVSLLQVLNGVIQAQKSLTLSNLGMIKLISECGIHISDELILSTLICREVRNKNGFKHAFSDKEALKNARQILKDTKAKVWPLLSRKFDGFPALGTATKIYVTGGSHPVWGPELKNKFGTKLRFFKDELEEMSGALPELNAPEYTGYKNRFTDSYLLIKGVG, encoded by the coding sequence ATGGATCGAGAACTAAAGATATGCACTGATCTAGGCTCAAGCATGGGCAAGGGTTGTTATGACCTCGACGGGTCTATCAGGTGGATTGCTCAAGATAATGCAGTTGAAGAGGAGGAGGTTAGAGACCTGGACAGTGAGAGCTGTGTAATCGAGTACAAGGGTAGAGCATGGACGGTCGGCTCTAGCGCTATTTACGGACTACATGAAACCTCGTTGCATCAGAACAAAGCAGAGCAAGCCAGTCTAAGAACTCTGGGAATGCTTGGCAAGGTCATTGAACGAGAGCAGTTTTTAGAGGGCTATGTTGATCTAACGGTGCTTTTACCTGAAGGTGAGCGGCGATACTTTAAAACCTTGGAGTCGAACCTGGCGAAAGGTATTTACGGATCAACATTCAACGGTCTTAAGCCAAACGTGAAAGTGCGACGGGTCCGGGTACTGCCTGAAGGATCGGGTATTGCTTCACAGATACAAGATCAGGGGGCAATGGCGATCATGTTTGGTCACAAGGATGTCTCGTTGCTCCAAGTTCTGAACGGCGTAATCCAGGCTCAGAAGAGTCTCACGCTTTCCAACCTTGGGATGATTAAGCTCATCAGTGAATGCGGCATTCACATTTCAGATGAACTGATCCTTTCTACACTGATCTGTAGAGAAGTCAGAAACAAGAATGGGTTTAAACATGCTTTCTCGGATAAGGAAGCATTGAAGAACGCCAGACAGATCCTCAAGGATACAAAGGCTAAAGTTTGGCCTCTACTCTCCAGAAAGTTTGACGGGTTTCCAGCCTTGGGGACTGCAACCAAGATTTATGTGACTGGGGGCAGTCATCCAGTCTGGGGGCCAGAGCTAAAAAACAAGTTTGGAACTAAGCTGCGTTTCTTCAAGGATGAACTTGAAGAGATGTCAGGGGCCTTGCCAGAACTGAATGCGCCAGAGTACACGGGGTACAAGAATCGGTTTACTGACAGTTATCTATTGATTAAGGGGGTTGGGTGA
- a CDS encoding ArdC-like ssDNA-binding domain-containing protein produces MTTQSKREKAQAKQQAALEKLEQGILNISTEADWRQYLDFHSKFYNYSAKNSMLIYGQCPDASHVAGYKAWQKHGRQVRKGEKGIVILAPCKKKVEDEKTKEKAWKIFGFTTASVFDISQTDGDELEETDIKAQTTEAELYRNLKAFGEAQGFKVLEQAYPGSYGVCIYKPDGIEIRVDPLLSVELRASILAHELGHALMHNAEEYKGHSLTSQKELEAESVAYCVTQYFGVAEDQKRSFAYITSWNRESDQALEQFKASMSVIAKTVKAIIEGIESAASTESEELAVA; encoded by the coding sequence ATGACCACTCAATCAAAACGTGAGAAAGCCCAAGCCAAACAGCAAGCAGCACTCGAAAAATTAGAGCAAGGCATTCTGAATATTTCAACTGAAGCCGATTGGCGACAATATCTAGATTTCCATTCCAAGTTCTACAACTATTCCGCAAAAAACTCGATGCTAATTTACGGCCAATGCCCAGATGCTAGCCATGTGGCAGGCTACAAGGCTTGGCAGAAGCACGGGCGACAGGTTCGCAAAGGGGAGAAAGGGATCGTTATCCTCGCTCCCTGCAAGAAGAAAGTCGAGGATGAAAAAACAAAGGAGAAGGCTTGGAAAATCTTTGGTTTCACTACTGCAAGCGTCTTTGACATCAGCCAGACCGATGGCGACGAATTAGAGGAAACAGATATCAAGGCTCAAACCACTGAGGCCGAGCTATACCGAAATCTCAAAGCATTCGGTGAAGCTCAAGGGTTCAAGGTGCTAGAGCAAGCCTATCCTGGTTCGTATGGGGTATGCATCTACAAGCCTGATGGAATTGAGATTCGGGTTGACCCACTGCTGAGCGTGGAGTTAAGAGCTAGCATTCTCGCCCATGAGCTAGGCCATGCCCTGATGCACAACGCTGAAGAGTACAAGGGGCATTCTCTGACTTCCCAAAAGGAATTAGAGGCTGAATCTGTGGCCTACTGCGTGACTCAATATTTTGGGGTTGCCGAAGATCAGAAACGGAGTTTTGCATACATCACTAGTTGGAACCGGGAAAGCGATCAGGCACTTGAGCAATTCAAAGCGTCAATGAGTGTGATCGCAAAAACCGTTAAGGCGATTATTGAGGGCATTGAAAGCGCTGCCTCTACTGAGTCTGAAGAGTTAGCTGTTGCCTAG